The window ACCACCGGCGAGCCCCGAAAGTAGTCGTCGTCTGTTCGGATTGCTGCCCATATTACTGGGGTAAATTTTGCTGCATGTAGTTCTGGTGGCCATTTTGGAGCTATCTGCCACTAATTGTGTGTATGTGTGAAGGGAACCATCAACTCAAATACTATTCCGGAGCCATTTTAGCTCTCTCCGGTGTGTTTGGATATAGCTACTTTTTGCTTGCTGGTAACTCTACAGTGGTGGTGCGTAGTCACGGCTGGCAGCCGAAGCCGTGACGACAGTTCCATTACCCGCGCTTCGGAGGGGACAAAAAGTACGCGACGGTTCGCAAAGTTCCGAGTTTTCGTGCCCTTCCGCTGGGGAACGCGGTTCCATTCTACCCTCCCTTCCCGTCCTGTCGCTGTCACGCTGTTTACTGCATCGACGGTTTCGCCGACGAACCGTTCGGTTCGCGTACGTTCCTGACGTCGCTCGCCTCGAGACGGTCGAACGCATCGAGTGCCGTCCCGAACGCTTCTTTCTACGGGGGGTCGTAACACAGATCATGGAAGACAGCCCGTCGGCCACCGTGCGGAGTGCCCTGGCTGCCGTCAGACCACCGCCCCGACTCGTCGACTGGTCGATCTTCACGGTCGTCGTGCTCGAGGCTGTTTCCGGGCTGGTCTCGTTTACTGTCGGCTCGCCGGCCGGCTGGCCGCTGTTCTGGCTCCACCGGATCTTCGGACTGACGCTCGTCGCGCTGCTGGGGTTCAAACTCGCTCGCGTTCGCCACCGGGTTCTCGAGACCGAACGATGGCGCGCCTCGACGCTCCTGTCGGTCTGCACCGTGATCGCGGCGACGGGAGCGATCGCGACCGGTGTCCTCTGGACGTTCGGGCTAGACGTGCGACTCTCCTACTGGACGCTGTTGAGCGTCCACGTCGGGTTCGGTCTCGCCCTGGTTCCGCTGATGGTGTGGCACCTCTCGACCCGGTTCCGGCTCCCGAAACGGCGTGATTTCGATCGCCGGCGGACGACGCTCAAGTACACGGCGCTGCTGGCCGGTGGGGCAGCCGTCTATCGCACCCAGGTGTTCCTCAATCGTGCCCTCGAGACGCCCGGGGCGGACCGCCGGTTCACCGGGTCCCAGCCCCGGGAAGGGAGCGGCAACGGGAGTTTTCCGGTCACGTCGTGGGTCGCGGACGACCCCGATCCGATCGACCCGTCGGC of the Halobiforma lacisalsi AJ5 genome contains:
- a CDS encoding molybdopterin-dependent oxidoreductase; protein product: MEDSPSATVRSALAAVRPPPRLVDWSIFTVVVLEAVSGLVSFTVGSPAGWPLFWLHRIFGLTLVALLGFKLARVRHRVLETERWRASTLLSVCTVIAATGAIATGVLWTFGLDVRLSYWTLLSVHVGFGLALVPLMVWHLSTRFRLPKRRDFDRRRTTLKYTALLAGGAAVYRTQVFLNRALETPGADRRFTGSQPREGSGNGSFPVTSWVADDPDPIDPSAWTLTIEGEVETPLEYSYDGVAPNSDERALLDCTSGWYTVQRWRGIRVGDLLAAADVRDGAAFVRFVSVTGYRWSLPLEEAREALLATHVGDERLSHGHGAPMRLVAPGRRGFQWVKWLERVEVRRRSDPAQWVVTLVSGFE